The proteins below come from a single Dermacentor albipictus isolate Rhodes 1998 colony chromosome 7, USDA_Dalb.pri_finalv2, whole genome shotgun sequence genomic window:
- the LOC139047884 gene encoding putative nuclease HARBI1 encodes MAAPVQTIVHAGARNKWVHFPRTSEEKAAVKEGFLRHGSIPVVIGCVDGSLIAIIAPKGGQKAAFMWRKGYYALNTMIQTMFYDPAGDSGYPLEPWLLSPVTGHAPIHTAEGRYNTAHAAMRSVVARCIGLLKSRFRCLQWYSALHYEPDHAANIVAACAVLHNLCLDEGDVLDDVSDDSSRSGNPSPQTVPRVTVARVMYLKGCAARDNVISSFGTTRKQHQFYMQRVRRRLRRQQHRQQQ; translated from the exons atggcggcgccagtcCAA ACAATCGTCCACGCCGgggcccgcaacaagtgggtGCATTTCCCGAGGACGTCGGAGGAGAAGGCGGCCGTGAAGGAAGGGTTCCTTCGACACGGCTCCATTCCCGTCGTCATCGGATGCGTGGACGGCAGCCTTATAGCCATCATCGCACCGAAGGGCGGGCAGAAGGCGGCATTCATGTGGCGCAAAGGGTACTACGCCCTCAACACAAT GATTCAGACCATGTTTTATGATCCTGCAGGTGACAGCGGCTACCCCCTGGAACCATGGCTCCTGAGCCCAGTCACAGGCCACGCTCCCATACACACTGCAGAAGGCAGgtacaacactgcacatgctgccatGCGATCCGTGGTGGCGCGGTGCATTGGGCTTCTGAAGAGCCGCTTTCGCTGCCTTCAGTGGTACAGCGCCCTCCACTACGAACCAGATCATGCTGCCAACATTgttgcagcatgtgcagtgttgcacAACTTGTGTCTTGACGAAGGTGACGTGTTGGATGATGTTAGTGATGACAGCAGCAGGAGTGGCAACCCCTCCCCACAGACAGTTCCCCGAGTGACGGTAGCACGCGTAATGTACTTGAAAGGCTGTGCTGCCCGGGATAATGTTATTAGCTCCTTCGGTACGACACGGAAGCAGCACCAGTTCTACATGCAAAGGGTGCGAAGGCGGCTGCGCCGACAGCAGCACCGACAGCAGCAATAA